The segment TCTTCTCGCGGTGAAATAGATAACGAGCAGATACAAAAACTCAAGGAGATAGTCTCATCTCTAAAAAGTCCATCTATTGTTTGTGGTCACTATCCCATTTTGCACCAGACCCCAGAGTATTATTCGTCATACTCACGTAGGCTCAAAAATGCAGATTCGCTTCGCAAAGTGCTTATACAAACTAAAGTTCCGCTACTCTATATTGCGGGGCATGTTCACCATTATAGTTTGAACAGAGATGAGGTCAATCCACTTGTTACTTATCTATGTTCACCTCCTCTTTTTTATTCACAGCAAAGGAACGGTGGTTATTGTGAAATAACTATAGAAAATAACCAATTCCATATACAGTTGAAAAACCTATATTAGTTTCCCTCCTTTAAATAATTAGAAAAACCAAAAGAATATTTTATAAATGTTTTCAATATAATACACAAATTGAATAATAACCAACTTAAATAAGGATGGAATATATGAAAAGGTTAAGTCGCCGTAGTTTTTTTACGATAACCTCGTTGGGAATTCCAGGTTTAGGTCTATTAGGAAGTTCACAAATACCACCATTTACCTTATCATCAAATCGTATTCCAGTTATTGACATAACAGACCTATATCATCCACCCCAGGATTTTGGTGATACAGTTGATTTAATTTTCCCCTATGCGATTCCAGAGATAGACCTATTAGGTGTGTTGCTGGATGTTAGCCAACGGTATCGCACCAAATATAAGGGGGAAGGTGAGCAGGGATGGTATAATGACCCAACAGGAGGCAGAGAGCCAGGTGTTATTCCTGTCTGGCAGTTAAATTATCTATTCGACCGTGCAGTGCCATGTGCTCCATGTCCATTTGTACCGATGACAAGAACGTCAGACCCTCAAACGATACGTGGCGTATTTGAAAATCAAGGAATACAACTTTTCAAATCGTTATTAGAGCAATCCTCGCAACCTGTAGAAGTAGTGTCCTTCGGTTCAGCACGACCTATCGCGGTTGCAATGAACCAATTCCCAGAGTTGCTCCGCAAAAAAGTAAAGCGATTCCATCTTTGTGCAGGCTCATATCCGCCTGGCAAACTACTGGAATGGAATGTAAAGTTAGACCCTGAAGCGTTTATCCGTGTCCTTTCCGCAGACATTCCAATATACATCTATCCCTGTGCCGATAAGGATAGTGCATTCGCTTTGGGTAATTATAATACCTATTGGCTTATGCCTAATCTTGAATTTATGAAGGAAATAGACCCACGTTTACTCCGTTACCTTGCATATTCCCATAGCCGTTCCAATCGTGTAGACTTCTTACAAGTATTGGAAGAAGAACCGTCTGAAGCGGACAAAAATGCTCTGTTTCAAAGGTCACATAATGTCTGGGAAACGGATGTATGGTTAGAAGTAAGTAAACGGATACTTGTTCAACGTGCAGATGGAAGTTATCAGATAATCCCCACTTCAGAACGAAAAGCCAGTGACCGAACTATCTCTCCATCTTTTATCCCCATTCATTTTAAGCCATTTCCTGATGGCAATTTTGAAATTGAACAGGTATCAAAAGCAACTCCACATCGCTTATTTTATCGTTCTAATCCTGAAGAACATCAAAAAGCATTATGCGACGCATGGCCTAAATTGTATAAAACTTTCAAAACAGTCCCCCATAAATTTGATTAAATGTTATATATTTATACTTTTTAAGTTCTTTTCTTTTTGCTGGCGACACGTTCCATGAAAGCGTCTATACGGTTTCCAACCTGCTCATCGCTCCACATGCGAGTGTCATTTTGGTCTGCCTCAATCAATAAGACGGGAACACCGTATTTATCCTCCATTGTTCGGGCTAATTCATATTGTCCGAATGAATAGGCACGACAGGAGCGGTTAGAATGCATTACCAATCCATCCAGACTAAAGTCCTTCACCATCTGGTATAGTTCCCGTTCGCGGAAATCCAAACCATGATTAATATAACCTGCCAAATAATCTGCAGACATTGCCCGAAGTGGATTAGAGATATCCCTATCTTCCGCCTGATAGCAGAAACTACGTGTATAAGTAGATACAACCAGTGCGGCATTATGTTGAGAAAACCGTTCTGATAAAAACTTTATCTTATACCATATTGCTAAATTATCCCATCCTAATCGATACTCTTCTTTCTCAAGTGTCCCGATACCCTGCTCAATCCGTTCTAACATCTCCGCTTTTAACGATTCGTAATACTCAATACAGCCTTGTGTCCCACGTAACGTTACAATAGGAGCCAGATGAATAAAGGTATCAAATGAATTCATCGGAGCAGGTTTATGCTGTAGCAAATCTTGAATTTCACGCCATAATTTTACCGCACGGTCTGCAAGTTCCAATGTTTCCATTAACTTATCCCAGGATATAGGATTTCCTGTAATTTCACCTACCTGCTCTATCATTTTTTTCAATTGTGCTTCCATATAATCTATGGCTTCAGGTCTATCTTTCGTTCCATACTGGAACGGTGCGTCGATAAAGATCAATGGGACATTGAATATTCGCTGTAATT is part of the Candidatus Hydrogenedens sp. genome and harbors:
- a CDS encoding 2-hydroxyacyl-CoA dehydratase family protein; the encoded protein is MSQRVPIRSTAKMKELMGFYYMMAKAAENDPSQKIAWITSGGPVEILHAGGVIPIYPENVAAMAGTMKISDEICAVAEEQGFSRDLCSYARTDIGSVLSGKGPIMGSASPKPDFLVCCNNICGTVTKWYEELQRIFNVPLIFIDAPFQYGTKDRPEAIDYMEAQLKKMIEQVGEITGNPISWDKLMETLELADRAVKLWREIQDLLQHKPAPMNSFDTFIHLAPIVTLRGTQGCIEYYESLKAEMLERIEQGIGTLEKEEYRLGWDNLAIWYKIKFLSERFSQHNAALVVSTYTRSFCYQAEDRDISNPLRAMSADYLAGYINHGLDFRERELYQMVKDFSLDGLVMHSNRSCRAYSFGQYELARTMEDKYGVPVLLIEADQNDTRMWSDEQVGNRIDAFMERVASKKKRT